The Breoghania sp. L-A4 sequence ACCGATGCCCATGATCTCCGGCGGCACGCCGACCGACACGCCAGCCACGATACGCGCCAGTGGCGCCTTGCCATGTTTGTCGGCATAGGCCCTGGAACAGACCAGCGCCCCGGCTGCGCCATCGACCACGGCTGAGGAGTTGCCGCCGGTCTGCACGCCGCCGAAGGCGGGACGGATCTTCGCCAGCGCTTCCACCGGCGACGGCCGCACATGGCTGTCACGGCTCACCGACTCGACGCTGCGCGACAGCCGGATGCCGCGGTCGTTGTAGCCCTCCAGCGCAAACACTTCCGAGACGACGGGCTCGATCTCGCCATCGAAATAGCCAGCATCACGCGCCGCGATTGCGCGGTCGAAGGAGCGCGATGCAAAGGCGTCGACTTCCTCGCGGGTGATCTGGTAGCGCTTGGCAAGATTCTCCGCCGTGTCGCCCATGGTGCAGCTTGCGGCCGGATCGAGCAGCGCTTCCCAGAGGAAATCCTTGAACTCGACCTGGCCCATGCGGAAGCCGCCGCGATGGGTGTAGGCGGCGATTGGATTACGGCTCATCGATTCCGCGCCCACCACCAGCGCCAGTTCAGCGCGATTGAGCGAGGTCGCATCGGCCGCCTGCATGATCGCCTCGATGCCGGTGCCGCAGACCCGCTGCACCAGATGCGCGGGCACCTCCACCGGCACGCCGGAATACAGCCCGATATGACGCGGCAGCATGTAGGCGTCATAGCTCGCCTGGGCCATGTTGCCGCACACCACGGTGCCTACGTCTTTCGGATCAACGCCGGAGCGCGCAAACGTTGCCTTGGCCGCCTTGATACCCAGATCGATCGGCGAGATCAGCCCCAGTTCCTTGTTGTAGTCGACAAAGGGCGTGCGGGCGCCGTCGAGCAGCCATGCATCGTCGAAGGTCGAGCAAAGCCCCCCTGATGTGCGGTCATGGCGTTATCCTTTCGCAATTTCGATGACCCGGGGTGAGCGGGGCGTTTGATACAGTTCCTCGACCATCTCGGCGCGGTGGGCCAGCACCGCGCGCTGATTGATCGAGCCCTTGTCGGTGATCTCGCCAACATCGATGGACGGCTGGTCTTCAAGAATGATCAGCCGCGCGAACCGGGTCGACGATCCGGTCGACTCGCGGCTCATCGCGGTGAGCAGAAAGGCGAATTCAGCCCGCACCTTGTCGTGGTTGAGCACGGCCGAGGCCTCCGCGTCCTTCGGCAGGTCCGGCGCCAGTCTGCGGCAGACGTCCACATCTGGGATCACGATCCCCGTAATGTCGTCGCGATTGATCCCGGCGACTACCACATCGCGCGCATAGGGCGCGAAATGGTTGATGAAATTGGCCCGCAACGGTCCGACACTGACCCATGTGCCGGTCGCCAGCTTGAA is a genomic window containing:
- a CDS encoding thiolase family protein: MLDGARTPFVDYNKELGLISPIDLGIKAAKATFARSGVDPKDVGTVVCGNMAQASYDAYMLPRHIGLYSGVPVEVPAHLVQRVCGTGIEAIMQAADATSLNRAELALVVGAESMSRNPIAAYTHRGGFRMGQVEFKDFLWEALLDPAASCTMGDTAENLAKRYQITREEVDAFASRSFDRAIAARDAGYFDGEIEPVVSEVFALEGYNDRGIRLSRSVESVSRDSHVRPSPVEALAKIRPAFGGVQTGGNSSAVVDGAAGALVCSRAYADKHGKAPLARIVAGVSVGVPPEIMGIGPAPAIARLCELTGVAIGDIGRIEINEAFGAQILACIRELGLNEGKVNVNGGAIAIGHPLGATGVRLSLTVARELQRSGLRYGIASACIGGGQGIAMLVENVAAVD